A section of the Agarivorans litoreus genome encodes:
- a CDS encoding extracellular solute-binding protein, with translation MKNASFTLTLASLLTASAFTLQAAEEKVLNVYNWSDYIAEDTIAQFEAETGIKVVYDVFDSNEVLEAKILSGSTGFDIVVPTSDFLARQVQAGAFIKLDKTKLSNYGNLDDKIMSMLDETADPDNQYAVPYLWGTTGIGYNVDKVKEVLGDNAPVDSWDLVFKPENMEKLQSCGVAFLNAPTELFAAALHYVGKDPNSVDPNDYKDTGEAYKLLKSVRPYVTYFHSSQYINDLANGDICVAIGWSGDVLQASDRAAEADNGVVVEYVIPQEGALAWFDLMAIPADAPHKDNAHKFINFLLQPKVISEISNYVWYANPTPASKEFIDPEIIEHPGIYPSDETLAKLYGAKVMPAKASRTLTRSWTKFLQN, from the coding sequence AGTACTTAATGTGTACAACTGGTCTGATTATATCGCCGAAGACACCATCGCCCAGTTTGAAGCCGAAACCGGTATTAAAGTGGTTTACGATGTATTCGATTCAAACGAAGTGCTAGAAGCCAAGATTCTTTCCGGCTCAACCGGTTTTGACATTGTGGTGCCAACTTCAGACTTTTTAGCCCGCCAAGTTCAGGCTGGTGCGTTTATCAAATTAGACAAAACAAAACTGAGCAATTACGGCAATTTAGATGATAAAATTATGTCTATGCTTGATGAAACTGCAGATCCGGATAATCAATATGCAGTGCCTTACCTATGGGGAACCACGGGTATAGGTTACAACGTAGACAAAGTTAAAGAAGTATTAGGCGACAACGCCCCAGTAGATAGTTGGGATCTGGTATTTAAACCAGAGAATATGGAAAAACTACAAAGCTGTGGAGTAGCATTTTTAAATGCGCCTACCGAGTTATTTGCAGCTGCGCTGCATTACGTAGGTAAAGATCCAAACAGTGTTGATCCTAACGACTACAAAGACACTGGCGAGGCATACAAACTGCTCAAATCAGTACGCCCTTATGTGACTTATTTTCACTCTTCGCAATACATTAACGACTTAGCGAACGGTGACATTTGTGTGGCCATTGGCTGGTCTGGTGATGTATTACAAGCCTCAGATCGCGCTGCCGAAGCCGATAACGGTGTAGTGGTTGAGTACGTTATCCCGCAAGAAGGAGCCTTAGCCTGGTTTGACCTAATGGCCATTCCAGCGGATGCACCACATAAAGATAATGCACACAAATTTATTAACTTCTTGCTACAGCCAAAAGTGATTTCGGAGATCTCTAACTACGTATGGTATGCCAACCCAACGCCTGCCTCTAAAGAGTTTATTGATCCAGAAATTATTGAACATCCGGGTATCTATCCAAGTGACGAAACCTTAGCTAAATTATATGGAGCCAAGGTAATGCCAGCAAAAGCGTCTCGAACTCTGACACGCTCTTGGACTAAGTTTCTTCAAAACTAA
- the potG gene encoding putrescine ABC transporter ATP-binding subunit PotG, which yields MAAVSHISKLPVDGEKAPEPLLHIENLSKDYDGAIAVDNVSLTINKGEIFALLGASGCGKSTLLRLLAGFEKPSAGKIILDGQELIGVPPHQRPVNMMFQSYALFPHMTVEQNIAFGLKQDKLPKDEIGATVAKMLELVRMKDYARRKPHQLSGGQRQRVALARSLAKRPKLLLLDEPMGALDKNLRGQMQLEVVDILEKVGVTCVMVTHDQEEAMTMASRIAIMNRGQFIQVGEPEEIYEYPNSRFSAEFIGSVNVFEGVLRDNDNDSATIDSPELGYPISLNHGVSSAPGVPFMVAVRPEKMSIFKTLKGRHNNVCQGKVEDIAYLGDQSIYYVRLASGKRVTAAMPNSSRHRNNMPTWEDQVYLCWQADSCVVLKI from the coding sequence ATGGCTGCGGTGTCACACATTTCAAAGCTTCCGGTTGATGGCGAGAAAGCCCCAGAACCTTTGTTACACATTGAAAATTTAAGTAAAGACTACGACGGCGCAATAGCCGTAGACAACGTAAGCCTGACCATAAACAAGGGCGAAATTTTTGCCCTATTGGGTGCATCGGGTTGTGGTAAATCCACTTTACTAAGGTTGTTAGCTGGCTTCGAAAAGCCCAGCGCTGGCAAAATTATTCTCGATGGCCAAGAGCTGATTGGCGTGCCTCCTCATCAGCGCCCTGTGAATATGATGTTTCAATCCTATGCGCTATTTCCCCACATGACCGTGGAACAAAATATCGCCTTTGGCCTAAAACAAGATAAGCTGCCCAAAGATGAAATTGGCGCAACCGTAGCTAAGATGCTCGAGCTAGTGCGCATGAAAGACTACGCTCGCCGCAAACCGCATCAATTGTCGGGTGGACAGCGTCAACGCGTGGCACTGGCTCGTAGCCTAGCTAAACGCCCAAAACTGTTATTGTTAGACGAACCGATGGGTGCACTAGATAAAAACCTGCGTGGTCAAATGCAGCTTGAAGTAGTGGATATTCTAGAAAAGGTTGGCGTTACCTGCGTAATGGTAACCCACGACCAAGAAGAAGCCATGACCATGGCAAGCCGCATTGCCATTATGAATCGCGGCCAGTTTATTCAAGTGGGCGAGCCGGAAGAAATTTACGAATACCCCAACTCACGTTTTAGTGCCGAGTTTATTGGCTCTGTAAACGTATTTGAAGGGGTGTTGCGTGACAATGATAACGACAGCGCAACTATCGACAGCCCAGAACTTGGTTATCCGATTAGCTTAAATCACGGCGTATCATCGGCTCCTGGCGTTCCGTTCATGGTGGCAGTTCGCCCCGAAAAAATGAGTATTTTCAAAACCCTTAAAGGGCGCCATAACAATGTATGTCAAGGCAAGGTAGAAGACATAGCCTATCTTGGCGATCAGTCTATTTACTATGTGCGTTTAGCCAGTGGTAAACGGGTCACCGCGGCTATGCCCAATAGCAGCCGCCACCGCAACAATATGCCAACCTGGGAAGACCAAGTGTACTTGTGCTGGCAAGCCGACAGCTGCGTGGTACTCAAAATATGA
- the potH gene encoding putrescine ABC transporter permease PotH, which translates to MTMLSDKLKQRLNRWVPSGRCTIMAVPYFWLFLFFLMPFFIVFKISFAEAMIAIPPYSELITMVDEQVQILLNLGNYGYLIEDDLYISSYLQSLRIAAISTFLCFVIGFPMAWAIVHSSPANRNILLMLIILPSWTSFLIRVYAWIGILKNNGFLNNILLYLGVIDEPLQILHTDTAVYIGIVYTYLPFMILPLYTALMRVDYSLIEAARDLGASTLTVLFKVLLPLTKAGIIAGSMLVFIPAVGEFVIPELLGGPDSILIGKVLWQEFFNNRDWPVAAAVASVMLLLLMVPIMFFYRYQKRELEAS; encoded by the coding sequence ATGACCATGCTTAGCGACAAACTTAAACAAAGGCTTAATCGCTGGGTGCCAAGTGGGCGCTGCACCATTATGGCGGTGCCTTACTTTTGGCTATTTTTATTCTTTTTAATGCCGTTCTTTATTGTCTTTAAAATCAGTTTTGCCGAGGCAATGATTGCCATTCCTCCCTATAGTGAGTTAATCACTATGGTGGATGAGCAAGTGCAAATACTGCTCAATTTAGGCAACTATGGTTACTTAATCGAAGACGATCTCTACATTAGTTCCTATTTGCAGTCGCTACGCATTGCCGCGATTTCCACCTTTTTGTGTTTTGTGATTGGCTTCCCAATGGCTTGGGCCATCGTGCATTCAAGCCCTGCTAACAGAAATATCCTGCTAATGCTGATCATTCTACCCTCGTGGACCAGCTTTTTAATTCGGGTTTATGCATGGATAGGCATTCTTAAAAACAACGGTTTCTTAAACAACATCTTGCTCTACCTAGGTGTTATCGATGAACCGCTGCAAATACTGCACACCGACACAGCCGTTTATATTGGCATTGTGTATACCTATTTGCCGTTTATGATCCTGCCCTTATACACCGCACTTATGCGAGTTGATTATTCGCTAATAGAAGCGGCACGTGATTTAGGTGCCTCGACCCTAACGGTGTTATTCAAAGTGCTATTACCGCTAACTAAAGCTGGCATTATTGCAGGCTCAATGTTGGTATTTATTCCCGCAGTAGGTGAGTTTGTTATCCCTGAGTTACTCGGTGGGCCTGACTCAATCCTAATTGGTAAGGTGCTGTGGCAAGAGTTCTTTAATAACCGTGACTGGCCTGTTGCCGCTGCAGTAGCTTCGGTAATGCTATTACTATTAATGGTGCCAATTATGTTCTTTTACCGTTATCAAAAACGTGAATTGGAGGCCAGCTAA
- a CDS encoding ABC transporter permease subunit translates to MDAIPVYKTKWKWLILSLGLAFLYLPILSLIAYSFNANRLVTVWSGFSTKWYGALFNDSLLMNGISLSLLIGFLSASAAVVLGTLAAFVMTRYSKFRGETSFAFMITAPLVMPEVITGLSLLLLFISLGQVFDLFSQRGMLTIWIAHVTFCTAYVSVVVSSRLRELDKSIEEAAMDLGATPFKVFFVITLPTILPALVAGWLLAFTLSLDDLVIASFVSGPSATTLPMVVFSSVRLGVSPKINALATLIIGVVSVATFIAWWLMAKAEKRRLLELRVRNSQ, encoded by the coding sequence ATGGATGCGATCCCGGTTTACAAAACCAAGTGGAAGTGGCTGATCCTCAGCCTTGGCTTAGCCTTTCTATATCTGCCTATTTTAAGCCTAATTGCTTATTCGTTTAACGCTAACCGCTTAGTGACGGTTTGGAGTGGCTTTTCTACCAAGTGGTATGGGGCACTGTTCAACGATTCGCTACTGATGAATGGCATTAGCTTAAGCTTACTCATTGGTTTTTTGTCTGCATCAGCAGCGGTTGTGTTGGGAACTCTCGCCGCCTTTGTGATGACCCGCTATAGTAAGTTTAGAGGTGAAACTAGCTTTGCCTTCATGATTACCGCGCCCTTAGTTATGCCAGAAGTGATCACTGGCTTAAGCTTGCTATTGCTGTTTATTTCTTTAGGCCAAGTATTTGATCTATTTAGCCAGCGCGGCATGCTAACCATTTGGATTGCTCACGTCACCTTTTGTACCGCTTATGTTTCGGTGGTGGTGAGTTCGCGCTTACGCGAACTAGACAAGAGTATTGAAGAAGCCGCCATGGATTTAGGGGCTACCCCATTTAAGGTGTTTTTTGTAATCACCCTGCCCACTATTCTTCCAGCCTTGGTTGCAGGCTGGTTATTGGCCTTTACCTTATCCTTAGACGACCTAGTAATTGCCAGCTTTGTATCTGGCCCTAGTGCAACTACCTTACCGATGGTGGTGTTTTCTAGCGTAAGGTTAGGGGTAAGTCCCAAAATTAATGCCCTAGCTACCCTGATTATTGGTGTAGTATCTGTCGCTACTTTTATTGCTTGGTGGTTAATGGCCAAAGCAGAAAAACGCCGCTTGCTGGAATTAAGAGTTCGCAATAGTCAATAG
- a CDS encoding cupin domain-containing protein codes for MDVGKRLKSIRLMRGISQRELAKLSGVTNSMISQIEQNQVNPSVGSLKKILDAIPISMGEFFTLEMESDDKIFYSAEELTDLGDGKVKMLLVGSKQNGRQLAILREIYPPGADTGTEFIQHEGEEGGIVIRGEIEITVGSKSKVLKAGDSYYFETRKPHRFRNKSKEECELISAATPPTF; via the coding sequence ATGGATGTTGGAAAACGCCTTAAAAGTATTCGCCTAATGCGCGGTATTTCGCAGCGCGAACTAGCCAAGCTCAGTGGGGTCACCAACAGTATGATCTCGCAAATTGAGCAAAACCAAGTCAACCCCTCGGTTGGCTCCTTAAAAAAGATCCTCGATGCGATCCCCATTTCTATGGGTGAGTTTTTCACCCTTGAAATGGAAAGTGACGATAAGATTTTTTATAGTGCCGAAGAGCTTACCGACTTGGGCGATGGCAAAGTAAAAATGCTGCTGGTTGGTAGTAAACAAAATGGTCGACAACTGGCAATTTTGCGCGAGATTTACCCGCCAGGCGCAGATACTGGCACCGAATTTATTCAACACGAAGGTGAAGAAGGTGGCATTGTAATCCGCGGAGAAATTGAAATTACCGTAGGCAGCAAATCTAAAGTACTAAAAGCTGGGGATTCTTATTACTTTGAAACCCGTAAGCCACATCGCTTTCGCAATAAAAGTAAGGAAGAGTGTGAGCTCATCAGCGCCGCGACGCCACCTACTTTCTAA